The sequence below is a genomic window from Sneathiella marina.
AAGAGTTAAGGTTGAGCAGCTTGATTTTGAACCGGGCACGGGATGGGCCTATTCCAATGTCGGTTATTTACTGATCCGACAATTTATCGAACGGGTTATGGGCGCGGATATTGAAACAGTAATGCAAGAGCAGGTCTTTGGACCCCTGCAATTGCCATCCGTTCGCCTGGCCAGAAATCCCGACGACCTAGCCAATACCGCGTGGGGAAACGGGGCCGGTTATCATCCCGGTTGGGTTTATCATGGCTTACTCATCGGCAGTGCCGTTGATGCTGCACTATTCATGAACCGAATTTTGACCGGGCCGCTATTATCTCCGAAATTCCGGGAGACAATGACGTCCCCCTTTGAAATAGGAGACTCTATTGCAGACCGGCCCTGGAGAACCCATGGTTATGGCCTTGGTGTGATGATGGGGCAAGTAGCAGACGCGGGACTTGCCATAGGCCATTCGGGGTGTGGAGCGGGAAGTGTCTGCGCTGTCTACCACTTTCCTGAGCTGGATACCCCCAGCACAACCGCTGCCTTCGCCCAAGTTGCAAATGAAGGCGAGACCGAGTGGGCTGCTGTCCAACTGGCAACAGCCCCGTAAAATTTAATTTAGACTGCGCGGATCTTATATCCGAGTCTCGGAAAATGCACACAAACCTGATCAACCTGCGGATCACTCCTCAGCAATGACACCCTATCAAGGGTCAATTGCTGAAGATTTCCACTCACTGCCGGACCACCGCCCGTCGGTTCGACGGACACTTTCATACCCAGCGCCAGATTCAAGGGGTCATTGGGGTCAATAAACGAAGCCGTTTGCGGTGTTGCTTCCCTCGCGATATCAAGGGCCCTTTCATCACTCATGTCCTCATGGGGGCCATGGCCAATATCCCGGATTGATTTCTCCCATCGTACCAGATGGTCAAACTGGCTCAAAAACGCCTCCCCTTCCGCCATGCGGTCACGCAGGAACCAAACCAGATAATAGGAAAATGCGTCCATCAGCCCGGGCATTGGTCCGGACAGATATTCTGTTGTTTTCAGGCTGTTATTGATCCAGCTGAACTGGGTTCGGACATTGGCCAGACAATCAAGATACTTTGCCTGAATATCCTCCAGCGAAAAATCTGATCCAAAATACAGGGGCCCGCGATCTGCCAGAAATTCAGGTGGCATATTGGGGCTCATTTCCACAAGCGCAACCGTCACCACATCCCGAAACAATGGCCCATCTGTCCAATTCCCCACAGCCCAGTCCAATTCTCCTTTGGTCGCCGACAATAAGCTTGATTCAGGAAAACGATTCTCCAGTTCACGAATAATGCAGCTGGTATCACAATAGATATCGGCTCCAATCTGCAATACTGGTGTCAGGCGATACCCGCCGGTCAAGGGCATAAGATTTGGTTTTGGCGGTAGTCTTGGAATGATCACGGATTGCCAGCTTAATCCCTTGAAGCCAAGAATAGTCCGGATTTTTTCCGTAACCGGGGATTGCGGATAATGATGAAGGATAATTTGATCGTCGCTCACATGGTTACTCCCATAAAACCTGCGCAACTCTTTGGACCATCAATAATAGGATATGTCTAGGCTAATTGCGCATTTCCTGAATTATCCCATAATCCAGAGCACCTGATCCTATTGAGGCTACTCTATCAAGATTGACGCCAAAGAGGACTTCACCCATAGTTCTGAAATGCTGGCAAAAAAACTGACATACTCCAAACATCTCCCTCTTTGGGTGTTATGTGGCACATTACTTGGGATTATTACGGGTATCCTGTTTGGAGATCAGGCGTCGGTGCTAAAGCCTATTGGCTCAACATATGTCAAGCTGATGCAGATTGTTGTTTTCCCTTACATTATTTGCTCTTTGCTACATGCATTGGGAAGCCTTGCGCCAAAGACAGCCTTGCGACTTTTTCGCTGTAGCTGGTTTATCTATCTCTTTTTGTGGGCCGTGACCCTCCTGACAATTTTCATTCTCTCCTTGGCCATCACTCAGGCGCCAACCCCCAGTTACC
It includes:
- a CDS encoding serine hydrolase domain-containing protein, which gives rise to MNLKQITTAKITGTVETSLSGDATRLFPWWSVTKTVLATTALQLADQGHLALDEKLWNSPYSLRQLLQHRAGVPEYGRLETYHAAVDRGDTPWSPQEMLERVKVEQLDFEPGTGWAYSNVGYLLIRQFIERVMGADIETVMQEQVFGPLQLPSVRLARNPDDLANTAWGNGAGYHPGWVYHGLLIGSAVDAALFMNRILTGPLLSPKFRETMTSPFEIGDSIADRPWRTHGYGLGVMMGQVADAGLAIGHSGCGAGSVCAVYHFPELDTPSTTAAFAQVANEGETEWAAVQLATAP
- a CDS encoding glutathione S-transferase family protein, translating into MSDDQIILHHYPQSPVTEKIRTILGFKGLSWQSVIIPRLPPKPNLMPLTGGYRLTPVLQIGADIYCDTSCIIRELENRFPESSLLSATKGELDWAVGNWTDGPLFRDVVTVALVEMSPNMPPEFLADRGPLYFGSDFSLEDIQAKYLDCLANVRTQFSWINNSLKTTEYLSGPMPGLMDAFSYYLVWFLRDRMAEGEAFLSQFDHLVRWEKSIRDIGHGPHEDMSDERALDIAREATPQTASFIDPNDPLNLALGMKVSVEPTGGGPAVSGNLQQLTLDRVSLLRSDPQVDQVCVHFPRLGYKIRAV